A region from the Manihot esculenta cultivar AM560-2 chromosome 13, M.esculenta_v8, whole genome shotgun sequence genome encodes:
- the LOC110629844 gene encoding squamosa promoter-binding-like protein 2, with product MSSLSLMELNTKTPIQWDWENLIMFNTTEHPKKLRWTEWEIDGDRGIDSGSLYSSGSGSGCGGSGSDLGLASLSKSSKSASINSSSVGEVKTSKFTLEVSEAIPEDSNNKKALTKAKPTGTFTLEASVGSGELLGLKLGKRTYFEDVCAGNNAKTSASSVIPGSSLSPAKRSKSNGQASPAPRCQVEGCNLDLSSAKDYHRKHRVCESHSKAPKVIVAGLERRFCQQCSRFHGLSEFDEKKRSCRRRLSDHNARRRKPQPEPIQLNPARLSPSLYDERQQMSFVWNSVPLVHSRPNANLTWEGTSSSKFTITKEYVMKPPKVGCIDRQLHLPGNKLTSSIPMHSHDSKCLLPSRSKVTTAEVISQGLEESIISPNVDATQDLHRALSLLSTNSWGSCEQKSVSHEQPAHASHTGMPQFMPHVMPQGMPLASSDYWRTEQTTDSRVHNLATNNDNSSYFQEFQMLRAPYDSEFYSSQLN from the exons ATGAGTTCCCTCTCACTGATGGAGTTGAACACGAAAACCCCCATTCAGTGGGACTGGGAGAACCTGATAATGTTTAATACAACTGAACATCCAAAGAAATTACGATGGACAGAGTGGGAAATTGATGGAGATAGAGGAATTGATTCTGGGTCGTTATACTCTTCTGGTAGTGGAAGTGGTTGTGGTGGTTCTGGTTCTGATTTGGGACTTGCTTCTTTATCAAAGAGCTCAAAGTCAGCTTCCATAAATTCTTCATCAGTTGGGGAAGTGAAAACATCCAAATTTACTTTGGAGGTTTCTGAAGCAATTCCAGAAGATTCCAACAATAAGAAAGCACTTACAAAGGCAAAGCCAACTGGTACTTTTACTCTTGAGGCTTCAGTCGGCTCAGGTGAGCTGCTAGGCTTAAAGCTAGGTAAACGGACATACTTTGAAGATGTTTGTGCAGGCAACAATGCTAAGACTTCAGCATCCTCTGTGATTCCTGGATCTTCTCTTTCTCCTGCAAAGAGATCCAAGTCCAATGGTCAGGCTTCACCTGCCCCACGCTGTCAAGTAGAAGGCTGTAACCTTGACCTCTCATCAGCTAAAGATTATCATCGGAAACATAGAGTTTGTGAAAGTCATTCAAAAGCCCCAAAGGTCATTGTAGCTGGTTTGGAACGCAGGTTTTGCCAGCAGTGTAGCAG GTTTCATGGGCTGTCAGAGTTCGACGAAAAGAAGCGAAGCTGCCGCAGGCGTCTTTCTGATCACAATGCAAGGCGCCGTAAGCCGCAGCCCGAACCCATCCAATTGAATCCTGCGAGGCTGTCTCCATCGTTGTATG ATGAGAGGCAACAGATGAGTTTTGTTTGGAACAGTGTCCCACTTGTTCATTCCAGGCCTAATGCGAATTTGACATGGGAAGGCACATCCAGCTCTAAGTTCACAATAACAAAGGAGTATGTAATGAAGCCTCCAAAAGTAGGATGTATTGACAGACAGCTGCATTTGCCTGGTAATAAGCTGACAAGTTCCATTCCTATGCATTCTCATGATTCCAAGTGCTTGTTGCCATCCAGATCCAAGGTCACCACAGCTGAGGTTATCAGCCAAG GTTTAGAAGAATCAATTATCTCACCCAATGTGGATGCGACTCAGGATCTTCATCGTGCTCTCTCTCTTCTGTCAACTAATTCATGGGGTTCATGTGAGCAAAAATCTGTGTCACATGAGCAGCCTGCTCACGCAAGTCACACAGGCATGCCACAGTTCATGCCGCATGTCATGCCCCAAGGCATGCCACTTGCCTCATCAGATTACTGGAGGACTGAACAGACTACTGACTCTCGAGTGCATAACTTGGCTACTAACAACGATAACAGCAGTTACTTTCAAGAGTTCCAGATGTTAAGAGCCCCATATGATAGTGAATTCTACTCTAGTCAGTTAAACTGA
- the LOC110630473 gene encoding 4-coumarate--CoA ligase-like 1, protein MATPLVTFSAQEENIFRSRYPAVPVPENVTLPDFVLQDYELYSDRVAFVEAVTGKAYTYGELVRETRRFTKALRSIGIRKGHVVIVVLPNVAEYGIVALGIMATGGVYSGVNPAAHESEIKKQVLAANAKLIVTNDLSYEKVRSLELPVITLGETRIGSAMNWYELLDAADRATDRYVYEDVDQNDLCALPFSSGTTGMSKGVMLTHRNLVANLCSTLFSVAPQMVGQVTTLGLIPFFHIYGILGICFSTLRNKGKVVVMNRFELRTFLNALMTQEVTYAPIVPPIILALVKNPIVDEFDLSELKLRAIMTAAAPLAPELLRAFENKFPGVQVHEAYGLTEHSCITLTHGDPNLGHGISKKNSVGFILPNLEVKFIDPESGRSLPKNTPGEICVRSQCVMQGYYNNKEETARTIDGDGWLHTGDIGYIDDDGDIFIVDRIKELIKYKGFQVAPAEIEALLLTHPSVEDVAVVSLPDEEAGEIPAACVVIKQEARQSEEDIINYVSSNVAHYKKVRKVQFVETIPKSPSGKIMRRLLKEKMIEKMQANGQTTVSQLTPTPTNFD, encoded by the exons ATGGCAACTCCTCTCGTCACATTTTCAGCACAAGAAGAGAACATTTTCCGAAGCCGATATCCCGCTGTTCCTGTGCCTGAAAATGTGACATTACCAGATTTTGTATTACAGGATTATGAATTATACTCAGACAGGGTAGCATTTGTGGAAGCTGTGACTGGAAAGGCATATACGTATGGTGAATTGGTTAGAGAAACCAGGAGGTTTACTAAGGCCTTGAGGTCTATTGGCATTAGAAAGGGACACGTAGTGATTGTTGTGCTCCCAAATGTTGCTGAATATGGAATTGTAGCACTTGGAATAATGGCTACTGGTGGAGTTTATTCTGGTGTCAATCCTGCTGCACATGAATCTGAGATTAAAAAGCAGGTTCTGGCTGCAAATGCCAAGCTAATTGTCACCAATGATCTAAGCTACGAAAAG GTGAGGAGTCTAGAGCTTCCAGTGATTACGCTAGGTGAAACGCGCATTGGAAGTGCCATGAATTGGTATGAACTGCTGGATGCAGCTGACCGAGCAACCGATAGATATGTCTATGAAGATGTAGACCAGAATGATCTATGTGCACTTCCATTTTCATCAGGCACCACAGGGATGTCCAAAGGTGTAATGTTAACTCATAGAAATCTGGTAGCCAATCTTTGCTCAACTCTCTTCAGTGTGGCACCACAAATGGTTGGTCAGGTTACCACACTGGGTCTAATTCCATTCTTTCATATATATGGGATCCTAGGAATATGTTTTTCCACTCTTAGGAACAAGGGGAAAGTGGTGGTAATGAATAGGTTTGAGCTTAGAACATTCCTGAATGCACTCATGACACAAGAGGTCACATATGCTCCAATTGTGCCACCAATTATTTTGGCCTTGGTTAAGAACCCCATAGTAGATGAATTTGATCTCAGCGAGCTTAAACTCAGGGCAATTATGACTGCAGCAGCTCCACTTGCTCCTGAGCTACTCAGAGCATTTGAAAACAAGTTCCCTGGAGTCCAAGTTCATGAG GCGTATGGACTGACTGAACACAGCTGCATCACACTAACTCATGGAGATCCTAATTTAGGCCATGGAATTTCAAAGAAGAACTCAGTAGGATTTATCCTTCCAAATTTGGAAGTCAAGTTCATAGACCCTGAATCTGGAAGGTCTCTCCCCAAGAATACCCCTGGTGAAATTTGTGTAAGAAGCCAATGTGTAATGCAAG GTTATTATAACAATAAGGAGGAGACAGCCAGGACTATTGACGGGGATGGCTGGCTACACACTGGTGACATTGGGTATATTGATGATGATGGAGATATTTTCATTGTGGATCGTATCAAAGAACTCATCAAGTATAAGGGTTTTCAA GTAGCTCCTGCAGAAATAGAGGCTCTCCTTCTCACTCATCCCTCTGTTGAAGATGTAGCTGTCGTATC GCTGCCAGATGAAGAGGCAGGAGAGATCCCAGCTGCTTGTGTGGTAATAAAGCAAGAAGCAAGACAAAGCGAAGAAGATATTATTAACTATGTATCTTCCAATGTTGCCCATTATAAGAAGGTAAGAAAAGTGCAGTTTGTGGAAACTATTCCAAAATCACCTTCTGGAAAAATAATGAGAAGGCTTCTTAAAGAAAAAATGATTGAGAAGATGCAAGCCAATGGCCAAACCACTGTCTCTCAATTGACCCCCACACCCACCAACTTTGATTAA
- the LOC110630218 gene encoding F-box only protein 6 isoform X1, whose product MEEELAMLRQLIAQLQDLFNLHASPPPPLHPPLPLHHQPFLQLHHHRDENHHRFAFPPPPSLWCILDINDGSADDYCDFVMAAGKSGSFKMLEPSKPPPSKKSRKERIRGKLPGTTGTTEVMEPEIWKEFPEDLFEAVIARLPIATFFRFRTVCRKWNSLLDSQSFSQRCAQVPQANPWFYTITHENVNSGAIYDPSLKKWHHPTISSLPTKMIVLPVASSGGLVCFIDIGHRNFYVCNPLTQSFKELPARSVKVWSRIAVGMTLNGNASSGGYKILWVCCDGEYEVYDSVENSWTRPGSMPANIKLPLSLNFRSQAVSIDDTVYFMRSDPEGIVSYNMVTGVWKQFIIPAPLHLSDHTLAECSGRIMLVGLLTKNAATCVCIWELQKMTLLWKEVDRMPNIWCLEFYGKHVRMTCLGNKGLLMLSLRSRQMNRLVTYNVKSREWLKVPGCLVPRGRKRQWIACGTAFHPCLTATA is encoded by the exons ATGGAAGAAGAGCTTGCCATGCTTAGGCAGCTTATTGCTCAGCTTCAAGACCTCTTCAATCTCCACGCCTCTCCCCCTCCACCTCTTCATCCTCCTTTGCCCCTCCACCACCAGCCTTTTCTCCAACTCCACCACCACCGCGACGAAAACCACCACAGGTTTGCTTTTCCTCCGCCTCCTTCTCT ATGGTGCATCCTTGATATCAATGATGGTTCTGCAGATGATTACTGCGATTTTGTGATGGCCGCTGGAAAATCCGGAAGTTTCAAGATGTTGGAGCCTTCCAAGCCTCCACCTTCCAAGAAGTCTAGAAAGGAACGGATCCGAGGAAAGTTACCTGGAACTACTGGTACAACTGAGGTTATGGAGCCAGAAATTTGGAAGGAATTTCCAGAAGACCTTTTTGAAGCTGTCATTGCCAGGCTTCCCATTGCTACATTTTTCCGCTTTCGCACTGTTTGTCGAAAGTGGAATTCTTTGCTGGACTCTCAGAGTTTCTCTCAGCGTTGTGCCCAAGTTCCACAAGCTAATCCCTGGTTTTACACTATAACACATGAAAATGTGAATTCTGGAGCCATATATGATCCTTCCTTGAAGAAATGGCATCACCCCACAATTTCTTCTTTGCCCACTAAAATGATTGTCTTGCCTGTTGCTTCATCAGGGGGCCTGGTGTGCTTTATTGATATTGGTCACAGGAACTTTTACGTTTGCAACCCTCTGACTCAATCTTTCAAAGAGTTGCCGGCCAGGTCAGTTAAGGTCTGGTCTCGTATTGCTGTGGGGATGACTTTAAATGGAAATGCAAGCAGTGGTGGCTACAAGATTCTATGGGTTTGCTGTGATGGAGAATATGAGGTTTATGACTCAGTGGAGAATTCTTGGACTCGACCGGGAAGCATGCCCGCTAATATTAAGCTGCCACTATCATTGAACTTCCGGTCACAAGCAGTTTCCATTGATGATACTGTATATTTCATGCGTTCGGACCCTGAAGGGATAGTATCCTACAATATGGTTACTGGGGTATGGAAGCAATTTATAATACCAGCCCCACTGCATCTGAGTGACCACACACTTGCAGAGTGCAGTGGCCGAATCATGCTCGTGGGGTTGCTAACAAAGAACGCAGCTACATGTGTGTGCATATGGGAGCTGCAGAAGATGACTCTCTTGTGGAAGGAGGTTGACAGAATGCCAAACATATGGTGCTTGGAATTTTATGGAAAGCACGTCAGAATGACTTGCTTGGGCAACAAAGGTCTGCTCATGTTGTCATTGAGATCAAGACAAATGAACCGACTTGTTACTTACAATGTGAAAAGCAGGGAATGGCTTAAGGTTCCTGGTTGTTTGGTGCCACGTGGGAGAAAACGGCAGTGGATTGCATGtggcactgccttccacccgtgCCTTACTGCTACAGCTTGA
- the LOC110629484 gene encoding uncharacterized protein LOC110629484 yields the protein MLAPGTLSRFFILFEHNIQRKKKDDLVLVFKLSGTERNSEDSKWNCKTHRRREKRSQSLISQKLSSFNRSRLSDLPVNMTTSRRLADRKVEKFEKNITKRGAVPETTTKKGKDYPVGPVLLGFFVFVVIGSSLFQIIRTATSGGMA from the exons ATGCTAGCCCCGGGCACCCTATCAAGATTTTTTATTCTGTTTGAGCATAATATACAACGGAAAAAAAAGGACGACTTGGTTTTAGTCTTCAAATTATCAGGCACAGAGCGGAACTCGGAAGACAGCAAGTGGAATTGCAAAACTCACCGGAGGAGGGAGAAACGTTCTCAATCTCTAATATCTCAGAAACTCTCTAGCTTCAATCGCTCCCGGCTATCAGATCTCCCCGTGAACATG ACTACATCAAGGCGCCTTGCAGATAGGAAAGTTGAGAAGTTCGAGAAGAACATTACTAAGAGAGGAGCTGTTCCTGAAACAACTACTAAAAAGGGGAAGGACTATCCTGTTGGCCCTGTCTTGCTTGGATTCTTCGTATTTGTTGTCATTGGATCAT CTCTATTCCAGATAATCAGGACAGCTACAAGTGGGGGCATGGCATAA
- the LOC110630218 gene encoding F-box only protein 6 isoform X2, protein MEEELAMLRQLIAQLQDLFNLHASPPPPLHPPLPLHHQPFLQLHHHRDENHHRWCILDINDGSADDYCDFVMAAGKSGSFKMLEPSKPPPSKKSRKERIRGKLPGTTGTTEVMEPEIWKEFPEDLFEAVIARLPIATFFRFRTVCRKWNSLLDSQSFSQRCAQVPQANPWFYTITHENVNSGAIYDPSLKKWHHPTISSLPTKMIVLPVASSGGLVCFIDIGHRNFYVCNPLTQSFKELPARSVKVWSRIAVGMTLNGNASSGGYKILWVCCDGEYEVYDSVENSWTRPGSMPANIKLPLSLNFRSQAVSIDDTVYFMRSDPEGIVSYNMVTGVWKQFIIPAPLHLSDHTLAECSGRIMLVGLLTKNAATCVCIWELQKMTLLWKEVDRMPNIWCLEFYGKHVRMTCLGNKGLLMLSLRSRQMNRLVTYNVKSREWLKVPGCLVPRGRKRQWIACGTAFHPCLTATA, encoded by the exons ATGGAAGAAGAGCTTGCCATGCTTAGGCAGCTTATTGCTCAGCTTCAAGACCTCTTCAATCTCCACGCCTCTCCCCCTCCACCTCTTCATCCTCCTTTGCCCCTCCACCACCAGCCTTTTCTCCAACTCCACCACCACCGCGACGAAAACCACCACAG ATGGTGCATCCTTGATATCAATGATGGTTCTGCAGATGATTACTGCGATTTTGTGATGGCCGCTGGAAAATCCGGAAGTTTCAAGATGTTGGAGCCTTCCAAGCCTCCACCTTCCAAGAAGTCTAGAAAGGAACGGATCCGAGGAAAGTTACCTGGAACTACTGGTACAACTGAGGTTATGGAGCCAGAAATTTGGAAGGAATTTCCAGAAGACCTTTTTGAAGCTGTCATTGCCAGGCTTCCCATTGCTACATTTTTCCGCTTTCGCACTGTTTGTCGAAAGTGGAATTCTTTGCTGGACTCTCAGAGTTTCTCTCAGCGTTGTGCCCAAGTTCCACAAGCTAATCCCTGGTTTTACACTATAACACATGAAAATGTGAATTCTGGAGCCATATATGATCCTTCCTTGAAGAAATGGCATCACCCCACAATTTCTTCTTTGCCCACTAAAATGATTGTCTTGCCTGTTGCTTCATCAGGGGGCCTGGTGTGCTTTATTGATATTGGTCACAGGAACTTTTACGTTTGCAACCCTCTGACTCAATCTTTCAAAGAGTTGCCGGCCAGGTCAGTTAAGGTCTGGTCTCGTATTGCTGTGGGGATGACTTTAAATGGAAATGCAAGCAGTGGTGGCTACAAGATTCTATGGGTTTGCTGTGATGGAGAATATGAGGTTTATGACTCAGTGGAGAATTCTTGGACTCGACCGGGAAGCATGCCCGCTAATATTAAGCTGCCACTATCATTGAACTTCCGGTCACAAGCAGTTTCCATTGATGATACTGTATATTTCATGCGTTCGGACCCTGAAGGGATAGTATCCTACAATATGGTTACTGGGGTATGGAAGCAATTTATAATACCAGCCCCACTGCATCTGAGTGACCACACACTTGCAGAGTGCAGTGGCCGAATCATGCTCGTGGGGTTGCTAACAAAGAACGCAGCTACATGTGTGTGCATATGGGAGCTGCAGAAGATGACTCTCTTGTGGAAGGAGGTTGACAGAATGCCAAACATATGGTGCTTGGAATTTTATGGAAAGCACGTCAGAATGACTTGCTTGGGCAACAAAGGTCTGCTCATGTTGTCATTGAGATCAAGACAAATGAACCGACTTGTTACTTACAATGTGAAAAGCAGGGAATGGCTTAAGGTTCCTGGTTGTTTGGTGCCACGTGGGAGAAAACGGCAGTGGATTGCATGtggcactgccttccacccgtgCCTTACTGCTACAGCTTGA